The Felis catus isolate Fca126 chromosome B2, F.catus_Fca126_mat1.0, whole genome shotgun sequence region CCCATATGGTCGTGGTTGGTGGGGGGCCAATACTGAACCTCCTTTTCCTGGACCAGGCCATGGGGGTCCTTCCAGGGGAGGCTTTCACAAAGAGCAGAGAAATCCTCGAAGGCTCAAAAGTTGGTCTCTTATCAAAAATGCCTGCCCACCCAAGGATGGCCCCCAAGTTATGGAAGGtgaggtcctttttttttttttttttttttttttttaaattcctgtgaCTCTTCTCTTTTGGGCtatcctttgtccttttgaagTAGAAGTAGCCCTGAATGTGTTTTTCTGCCAGAGAATGACTACCGTTATCACTACCACTACCAAATAAATACCTGGAAATGGTAGGGAGTAGGAAATCTGACTGCCctctctatttctagtttttgttatatcttgttttctttcttatattttaaactgCCCAATTTTTACTTGTTCACAGACAAATCCAACCGCCCTGTCTGCCGACACTTTGCCAAAAAGGGCCACTGTCGATATGAGGACCTCTGTGCCTTCTACCACCCAGGCGTCAATGGACCTCCTCTGTGAGACTGTGCCTTCCCATCCAGGCTGGAAGGAGCCCTCTGTGACCTAGCGGCCATATATTTCCCTGTGGCCCTGTGATGGCTACTGTGAGGCTGTTCCACCCACCACCCTCAGTCAGTGACACCCACCCCCATCTGTCACCTTCCCGTTTGGGGTTCAGAGTTGTGTTTCATCACTGGTGCCCAGTGTGTGATCCAGCCTCCAGAGACTCGCCTTCAGGACCCCATCTTTGCTCCCTTCAACTGCCTCCTGGATCCTCTTCCCCCTCACCAACTGACTGCTGAACAGGAAACCTCTTTGGTGCTGTTTCTTGTGCAtctgcccacccagcccccagTACTGCCCTCGATTCCTGAGAGCTCTGGAGCAATTTCCTACCATTCCCATCTAGCTGCTTAAGTCCTTTTTATGTGACAACCCTTACCCCAAAAGTTGCCAGTTGCTCTGTGAAACTCACCAGGTTGACCTGGGGTTGAGTATGGATGACTGGTGCAGAGTTACTTCCTGAAAGGCCACTCTCCCTGCTTTTGGATTTTGTAGTTTCTGCATCAGTAGCATGATCCCCACCGCTCTGGTCTGTGATCACTGTGCTTTGTGAAACTGTGCATCCCCTCGTACGTAGCCTCTCTCAGTGTCTGTGGCATCTTTGTGACTTCCCAACACTAGAGTAAGTTTTTCTGCCAAAACAAGTGAGACTCGGTGCCCTCTAGACTTTCCACGCCTCCCAACGTGGGAGAATTGTGAACCTTTCTGCAAGACTGCCTCCCTGGTCTCCCTATCCTGGTGTCGGTTTTTCTGGGTTTGACACAAGCCCATGAGATGTCCTCTAAAGCCTCTGATGGGCAACCCTGTCTCCTCTCCAGCCCACTTTAGTTAGACTATGTCATTGTGAGGCCACCAGCCCTTTCGTCTGAATTCTGTGAATCTCCACCCGGCCTACCTTTGGGTGGAACCTGGACAGTACTGTCGCCCTCGTCTAACCTTCTTCCCTGCATCCCTGGCACTGGTTGTTTTCTGTGAAAACGGCAGTGAACAGGCTCAGTTTTGAACTGGCCCTGAGGAAATGGGTCAGGAGTTGTGTGGGCAAGAGGGAAGGATGAGAGCCGTTggagaaagaatgaattttttttctttttaacatttttttatattagtaATAAATGCAGTGGAAACAAGCATTTTCTTCAATCCCTGTGTTCCAGTCATCTCTGGAGGTACAGATGAGGCTGTTCTTGTTGGAGtcaactttattctttcatttgttcatatACAGTAGTAATAGAGAAGACAACGCTTGAGTTTCATTCAATCTGAAGGAACCAGTGAGGTCCCATTAACCTATAAGCATCAAATACACACCAGGCTGTATTACGTTCAAGGGtaaaattttataggaaaaaagaaaggccaaGTATCCGTGgagtaatttttaaagactttaccCATGTTTGTAGATTTGATGTTTATGGGAGTGGTAATGACAAAACAGTCTTTGAGCAAATATATGTGGAGTGACTGTGGGCCTGACAATACACTAGGCACTAGAAATAACAGACAAAACCAATGAATTTATAGGGGACACCCGTTAATCATAAAATCAGGAACATGTGTAAGGTTGCATTTGTCAAAAGCAAGACATGATGAGAAGGGAGTATGTAATAAAGGGAGACTGGGAAGGTGACCTTTACACTAAGCCCTGAAGGAAGTGAGGTGGGAGAGTGAAGTGCTTAGAGTTGGGAAGAGTAGGAGATGACGCAGAAGAAAGAGGAACTAGACCACTCAGAACCTTGCAGAACACAGATTTGGGTCTTAAGACCAAAGCCTTTGAAGAGTTTTAGGCAGGTGAGTATAATGGATGAGATTAGTTTTTCAAGAAGATCCACTCAATATATACAGCTGGCCAGGCTTGGAAATGCCTTCGAAGGGAACTTCAGTAGTCCAGGTGAGTTGTGATGATGGTATAGACTTGGGGACTGGAATGgaagaaaagtaatttgaaaatagaTCAGAATGGAAGTATTTTAGGTTTTAGTTTTTAGTATGTTAGGTTTTTCTGGTTTGCATaactaccattaaaaaaaaaggtaagaaaacaggCATAATGCTgctaatttgtttttgaaattagtGAGCTTCCTTTTAAGACttacaaaaagagataaaaaggtatttatttgCACATATAGGTTTGGTATTTAGATTAAAACTGGTGACATAAATGTCTGCTGCATATCTGAGTTTTTTGCATATAGATGGCAGTTAAAGCATACGCATAGAAACATTTATTCCCTAAATATTAAGTGCCTGCTATGGCCCGGTTTATCAGCTTTTCAATTCAGTTGTAACAGAACAAAATTAGTCTTAGAAGTTTGTTTCACAACTTCAGAGGTAGTCCAAGGCATCATGCCACCACAAGGTCCTCAGGTATTCAGAACCCATCCCTCCAGGTTTCAGCTCCATAATTCCTTGAGTCAGATCCTTTTATTCATGGTTTGGGAAGTGAAGCTTTAGCTTGCTTATCCATGCTCCAAGCCTCAGTATGgaccaggaagggcagaggatACCACCTGTGTTGGAGGAAATTTCCTTAAAGCTAACACAACTTCAACCTTGTGCCACTGGCCATAACAGTCTTGTGGCCAATACCTAGCTGCCACTGAGGCTTGGAAAAGTACTCTTTATTCAGACAgctacatattaaaataattggaCTTTCAGGATGAATGTCCTCAGCTACTCTGCTAAAATTTGTGGATGCAACAGAGAATAAGACAAAGTGTCAATACCCTCTAGCCAAAGACCATGAGGAACATACACACCTGTGGTTAAACAGTTGGATTTATTTCGTCTGCAGAAACCATCTCCCTAAGAGGGTTAGGAATGACAGAATTCAAGGTTTGTGTTAGGTGATTTGGGGGGAGGGTTCAAGGAAATGAAATTGTTCTGGATTGGGTGTGTCAGGAAGTGAGGGCAATTCTATGATTGCACTTCTTAATCTTACCTagaaggagggaggaatgaaACATGGCTAAAGCCGTGGCTGGTTAAAAAAACCATTCATTTTAGCTGAGAGGGGGCTGTTTAATATTTATGGTTTGCACAATGATCTTATCTTTGTGTTTAGAAAGATTCTAAACTTTGTCTTACTTTATGACAGTCACAGTAACCTTGTCTGACATTGGTGTTCTATGAGGTTATGTTCAACCTGAGCTCCATGGCCTAGCTGTTAGGATCCCATCGTCAGGGGCTGTTTTTCTCAAAAGTGAACAGATGAATAATTACAGGTTGTGATTGGGAGTACTATATAGAGAATAATGGTTGGGGGCTACTCAAGACATGGTGGTTGGGATAGAACTCTGAAGAATCTGTTGCTGAAATCACCTGAGAGGAGAATGtcaaatgggaaaaagagagggcTCAGGATAACCTGACAGCCTTGAGGAGGGCTGACATTTGATGGCCAAATAAGGACAAGGATGAACCTGACAAGGGGATTGAGGAGAGATGGCCAGAGAGGTTTGAAGAGAGATCTCAGAGTGTAGCGTCTTCTCTTTGCTTCCTCTGTGCAAAGTACCATGTCAAGTTTTTACACTTATTGTCTTATGTAAGTTTcacattaattcaataaatactttaatGCCTACTCTGGGCTAGGCATTGTTTAGGGGCTGGggatataaaaatgagaaagacaaaatTCCTACCTATATGGTGCTTACAACCTATTGAGGATGATAGACAATAAGTACATGTGTAATATAATCTTAAGTAATAAGTGCTCTAAAGAAAAAGTGAAGGAAGAGGCTGGAGAGTGACAGGTGGAAGAGAATAAATCAATACTACAATAGGGCCTCTTAGAGGAGATAAGATGTGAATAGAGGctgaaattgaataaaaaagcAACCATATAAATTTTTGAGGGAAGTGCATTCCAAGCATTGGGAACATCacaaaagccctgaggcaggaatgagtTTGAAGTAAAACAGAAGGCCAGTACGGCTAGACTATGGGAGATGAGATCAGGAAGTTCAACAGGGGCCGGGTCATACAGAACCTGGTAGGCTTTGGCAAAGCACTTGAATTTTATTCTGAGGGTTTGAACAGCtgatttacatttaagtttatttttgagagagagagagagtgcgcgtgcaCGCGCAAGTCAGTCCCgcgagagcagggaaggggcagagagaatcccaagcagctccaggcttgaaccagagagatcatgatctgaggtgaaatcaagagtcagatgcttggggcatctgggtggcttagtcggttgagtctggcttcagctcaggtcatgatctcacggtttgagagtttgagccccacatctggttctgtgctggcagctcagagcctagagcttacttaggattctgtgtcttcctctctttctgtccctcccccactcgcactctgtccttctctgcctctcaaaaataaagaaacgtaataaaaaaaaattttttttaagagtcagatgctcaactgactcaacagccacctaggtgccccacaactgatttacatttaatttttttttaacgttttatttttgagagagagagaggagagagactggggtaggggcagagagacagggagacacagaatccaaagcagtctccaggctctgagctgtcagcacagagcccgacatggggctcaaactcatgaaccgtgagattatgacctgagctgcagccacgcaggtaccccaactgatttacattttaaaactactACTAATGTAGGTGTGAAGATAGACTAGAGAATGAGAATGACAGCAGGGCCACCAGTTAGGGACCACTTTGGTGGTCCAGGGAAAAGAGATGGTGGCTTGGTCTGGGGTAAAGGTGGAGAGAGGTGGGCAGATTTGGGATATGTCTTAAAGTCTCAGTTGATGGCAACTCCGCCTTCCTACTTACTCAGTCCAGAAACCTTggagtcttatttatttatttatttatttacttacttacttacttacttatttattgtcACACCTGACATCCAAAATCCAACTCATTACAAAACCTGCTGGCACTTTTTCAAACATATCCAGAAATCAGTCCTTTTTTCCACCTCCAATACCATTGCCCTGGTCTGAGTCACCAACACCCCCTAACATGTCACCCTGCTTCTGCCATTCCTCCCCACCCTGTGACCCTCAGTTTATGAGAATAAACTGTTGAACAATTTATTCTCAGCTCGACCTTCAAAGTCATCCTTTTAATATGTAGGCCAGGTCATGTCACTGCTCTGCTCAAAACCTTGTAATGACTTTCTATTTTAgtcaagaataaaagcaaaaaaatttttttaaattttttaagtgtatttatttttgagagagagagagacagacagagtgcaagcaggggagaggcagagagacagagacacagaacccaaagcaggctccaggctctgagctgtcagcacagagcccaacgtgagggtgaggctcgaattcacggaccatgagatcatgacccgagcagaagtccaccacttaaccaactgagccacccaggcactccaagaagcCAAATTCTTGATGACCTGCAAGACCCTTCCCAATCCAGACCCTGCTTTACTTCTCTGTTTGCCTCTCCAACAACTTCTCATTCCCACTGCTCCAGCcactctggcctccttgctgtttgCTCCTCATATATGTCAAGTATACTTCTGCTATAGAGCATTGCTTTAGCTATACCTTCTCCCAGCAAGCCTCCTTTCCTGGAAATCCATACAGCCAAAAATCTCACCTTCTTCAAGAATTTGCTTGAATTTCACCTCACTGAGGCTTCATGAACATTCTAGTACTATAACCCCTGCCCTCCTGATACTTTTTACCTtgacctgtattttcttttttccttagcaTTATCTCCCCTGCTAGAAATGTAAGCAGAGatctttatttcattcactgATCCCAGGAGCCTAaaagagtgcctggcatataccatgtgtgctctctctctctctctctctctctctctatatatatatacacatatatatatttaaatttttttaatgtttatttctgaaagatagagtgtgggtgggggaggggcagagagcaggagacacagaatctgaggcaggctccaggctctgagctgtcagcacagagcctgatgtagggcttgaactcacaaacagtgagatcatgacctgagccaaagtcggacgcttaaccaactgagccacccggcaccccaataaatatattttttaaagaaatgaagtatGATGAGGGGGAATTGAGAAAGAGAATGACTTTTCAAGTTTGGGCCCAAGTAACTAAATGAAAGGTGGTGTGATTTCTTGATGGAAAACCTGGAAGAGAAACAGAGTTGACGAGTAAAAACAAGAGTTCGGTTTAGTATATACTAATTTGAGATATTTATTAGGGATCTCAGAGAGGATATCCAATAAGCAGTTAGATTTGTGAGCCTGGAGCTTAGGGCAGAAGTTGGGGTCAAAATAAGAGACATTTAGGGATATTCATCAGTTATGGGTAGTAAAGTCATGAGACATAGGTGATAAGTCTAGATAGAGAAAAATGTCAAAGAATGTGCCCCAAAACATTTAGACTTCAAGGGAAAccatgagaggggcacctgggtggctcagccggttggttaggtgtccaacttttgatttcggctcaggtcatggtctcacgattcaCAAGATTgagcctgagtcaggctctgcgttgacagtgcagagcctgcttgagattctctctgctcctctggaGCATGCTCTcatgcacgttctctctcaaaataaataaataaacatttaaaaaaagaaaaaagaaaaaaagccaggaaaggagagaaggggagcagCCTCTGAAATGGAAGGGAAACCTGCAGAGAGCAGTGTCcctgaaaaaaaaggaaggtgggaATGATCATCTGTGTCAAATGCTGCTAGCACAGTATGATAAAGACAGAGAATTGGTCCCCTATCTGTTGACCTTGGGAAGAGTGGACTCAAGCAATGGTAGGGACAAGAGCATGATTGTAATGGGTTAAGGAGAGCTGAAAGAGCTATGGGAGCGTCTTGCTCCCACACCTATTCAGTGGTAGGGTTAAGAAGAGGAACTCAAATCTTGATTGTGGTGGCAGTTTAATGggtgtatatatgtaaaaaccTTGATCAAAGTGCAATTTATTGCCTGTCAATTTATTGTATGTGCGTTTATCATACACCAATTATATCCCAGTAAAACTGTGACTTCCCTCCGCCCCCCAAACTGCCCCCAAGCTTTATCACACCGTTATTTCTGTTAGGCTACAATTCCTAGTTTACAACCCTACACTCAACACCCGTCCTCTTCCCAAGTAGATGGACTACGTCTTTCTGCTCCTaaccacttaaaaaacaaaaacaaaaagaaggacgCTTCTGCTCCTTCGTACTAATCCGAAATTACTATGCTCAGTACTTATTCACGCAGCGTCGCGGACTCACTGCCACAGCATTCGCACACAGCCATAAATGCTTTATTGACTTTGCGGGGCCAAGCAGACGCCGGCCCCGCCCCATCGCCGCTGGCGTGCCCCCGAGATGACGCCGCGGAGCGCACTTGCACCGCCCAGGGGCCGGACCGTGGCGCCAAAGTGAAGAGCCCGCCCCATTCGGGACCCCACGCTGCCGGAAGCGGAAATACTGCCTGGCGTCGCCAGAGTAGCTGTAACTGCCACCAAGATGCCGAAGGGACCCAAGCAGCAGCCGCCGGAGCCCGAGTGGATTGGGGATGGAGAGAGCACGAGCCCCACAGGTGAGGCTGATAGGCAGGGAACCAGCGAgatagaaaagggaagaagagagcgGACGTATTTTAGGAGGGGGGGTCACGGGTTGTGAAACTGACCGGGCCGTGAGGGAGGCTACTGCACATGCGTGTAATGGGGCCGGCCGGAAAGAGTTTACCCAGCACGCCAGTTTGGGGTGGGAGTGAAGGTGCCTGGCGGTCGCGCACGAGTTTCAGTGGGATTTGGCAAGAAACGAGGGAATGCGTATGGTACCGTGGAAGAGATGGGTAGAAATGAGAAagtcctcctttcttcccttttggacATCTTCCCCACCGCGCTGTATTCCACGTTCCATGGGAATCTGTCAAGCAGGGCGACACCCCACCCACTGCGCGCTCACGCATGCATAAAACGTCACacatccacccacccacaccctcTCAGGAGGAAGAGATGACTCCCTGGGTTCTTTCATAATACACATCAGATTCATCTGGAGCAAGAGTGCAGGGTAGCTGCTAGGTGTTGCAATGGAGGCTAAGGTTTACTTAAAAGCAGCGAATGTTTGTTAAACGTAAGCAGCACCTATACTATGTtttgggaagggagaaaaaatatgAAGACATCCTCCCAAATTTGAAGGCACTTCAACGGGAGATAAAATAATTACAGTAGATACACAGTGACTCATTTTACAAGCAATTTTTGGATGCCTGCTGTATACCTGATACTGTGCAGAGAAACTGAGAATGTAGAGATAAAAGATCAGACTTGCCCCAAAGGGGCACTCAGTTTAGTAGAGGGGACAGCATGAATCCAAAAGTGGTTGACAGAGTGATGAATGTGCTTGAGAATGCTGTGAGactagagaagagaggagaaacatCTACTCAGACAGCTAGGGTAGGAATGTCAGCAAAGCCTCCCAGAAATATGTAGCAGCTGAGTTGATTCTGAAAGAATCAGTATGAGTTAGCaaggggaagagcattccaagcagaggaagAAATTTGTGCAAAGGTAAAGACGTAGGTGAGCCTGGCCGTTCCCCATATTGGGTGACTAATGTAATGGGGTTGGAAAGGTGTGCAGGAGACAAATAATGGGACGCTTTACACGGTATTCCAAAGACTTTAATTCTGAAGACATTAAGACTAATTGAAGTGCATAAGGCATAGTGTGATCAGCTCATCCTGACAACACTGAGCAGTGGAGAATGACTTGTATTGGTCAAGATTGGAGGCAGGGCTACCATGTAAGAGGTGCTGGCAATGATCTAGGTGAGAAGCAGTACCAGGGTAAGCCAAGGCAGTGAATATTAAAGAGTTACTAAGGACATGGCATTGAGCAGGTCTGAGAACAGACTGAATGAAGGGAGAAGAATTAAGGATGACACTCACTTAAATAACTCAAAGGGTAGTATACTATTGTTTGAGATCAGAAATGGGCTGTAGGGTTGGGAGTGGGAAGAGATAAGGTCAGCTTTTGAATGTCAAGTTGGGGATTCCTGGGGAACTTCTAAGAGGAGATGGCAGGGAGAGATCTAGGCTAGAAGTAAACACACAAGCAAGTGTTGTTGAAACGTTGAATTCAGAGGAGTCCCCTGAGAGAGTATGCAGATTGAAGCCAAAAGAGGACAGAAGACAGGAACCCAAAAGATCCTCAACAATTAAGGGAAGGTAAGGAAGGAGGTAGAGGAGATGACACTGAGAAAGGTGAGCAGCCAGAGAAACTGGAGGCAAACCAGGAGCCAACAGGATCCCTGAAATTAAGTAATGacaggagggaagcagaggatGAGGAGGTGGTAGCATGGAATATTGCAGAGAAGTCATGCAAAATCAGgactaaaaaaattctttttgggtTGAGCAACTAAGGGGACAGTGGCAACTTTGGCAAAGGTAGTAGTCATTAGGAGATGATACCCAAATCAGATCGGAGTATACTCAAAAAGGAATGGGAAATGAGGAAGCAGAGCTAGTGTGAACCTGTGGAGACCAAAGTAGAAAGCAGTAATTGGGGGAAGAGATAGTA contains the following coding sequences:
- the PRR3 gene encoding proline-rich protein 3 isoform X3, whose protein sequence is MPKRKKQSQQQQPPLQQPPLPEREETGDEEDGSPIGPPSLLGPPPMANGKPGDPKSALHRGPPGSRGPMIPPLLSLPPPPRGRGPIRGGVGPRCGPYGRGWWGANTEPPFPGPGHGGPSRGGFHKEQRNPRRLKSWSLIKNACPPKDGPQVMEDKSNRPVCRHFAKKGHCRYEDLCAFYHPGVNGPPL
- the PRR3 gene encoding proline-rich protein 3 isoform X4; this encodes MPKRKKQSQQQQPPLQQPPLPEREETGDEEDGSPIALHRGPPGSRGPMIPPLLSLPPPPRGRGPIRGGVGPRCGPYGRGWWGANTEPPFPGPGHGGPSRGGFHKEQRNPRRLKSWSLIKNACPPKDGPQVMEDKSNRPVCRHFAKKGHCRYEDLCAFYHPGVNGPPL